A genomic segment from Bdellovibrio sp. ArHS encodes:
- a CDS encoding amino acid ABC transporter ATP-binding protein translates to MIQVKRLQKYFGDRQVLKNVSCEIKDNEVVCIIGPSGSGKSTFLRCLNALESAQGGTIQVDDFEVTDPQTDLNKLRTYAGMVFQRFNLFPHMTVLENICLSPMEVKKTSREETAQKARELLKRVGLSEKENAFPQQLSGGQQQRVAIARALAMEPQVLLFDEPTSALDPEMVGEVLDVIKALAHSGRTLIVVTHEMGFAKQVADRVFFMDDGQILEEGSPKDLFENPQNERTKFFLSKILK, encoded by the coding sequence ATGATTCAGGTGAAACGGCTGCAAAAATATTTTGGCGATCGTCAGGTACTGAAAAATGTCAGCTGCGAAATCAAAGATAACGAAGTCGTGTGTATCATCGGCCCTTCGGGCTCGGGTAAAAGTACTTTTCTTCGCTGCCTCAATGCACTGGAAAGCGCTCAAGGGGGAACTATTCAAGTCGATGATTTTGAGGTTACCGATCCCCAAACCGATTTGAACAAACTTCGCACCTATGCGGGAATGGTTTTTCAGCGCTTCAACTTATTTCCCCATATGACGGTGCTGGAAAACATCTGTCTATCTCCGATGGAGGTGAAAAAGACTTCACGCGAGGAAACCGCACAAAAAGCGCGTGAACTTCTAAAGCGCGTCGGCTTAAGTGAAAAAGAAAATGCGTTTCCCCAACAGCTTTCTGGAGGACAACAACAACGTGTCGCCATCGCTCGCGCTTTGGCGATGGAACCGCAAGTGCTCTTATTTGATGAACCAACCTCGGCCCTAGATCCCGAGATGGTCGGCGAAGTTTTGGACGTGATCAAAGCTTTGGCCCATAGCGGACGGACGCTGATCGTTGTCACTCACGAAATGGGCTTTGCTAAACAGGTCGCAGACCGTGTTTTCTTTATGGACGACGGACAAATTCTTGAAGAGGGCTCCCCTAAA